DNA sequence from the Paenibacillus azoreducens genome:
CGCGGCTTGCTGCTTCAGCTGCCTTAAGGCATACTTCCACGCGTTTTTCGATGGGGGTAAGCTCGTTTTCAAACAATATTTCGTCATCTTTGATCAGATCGACTCCGCCAAGGGCTTGTCTTGTAAATTGGTCACGTAGTTCATCCATGTTAAGGCCGATGACGGATTTGAATATGCTCATCAGGAGCGGACGGTCATAGACGCCAAGAGCATCGCGGATGCCGGAAATCCCAAACTTCGGCCCGGGGAAAGCGGAAAGATATTCTTCCGAGAATCCGAGCCGGTTCAGCTTGATGCGTCCATCCATCGAAATTTTGCCAAATACAGTCACGAGCAGGGCCGGAATGTCTCGGCTGAAATTCACATCCGGGTACGCAATTGTTATATCGGCGTAACGTTCGCCTGGTTTAACGCCTTCCGGTTCGTGTACATCAACGTTTAGGACTTGGCCCAGATGTTTTTGCATCGATTCCCGTTTGGCCTGCGGCAGTTCGGTCCAGCTGCCGACGGTCATGCCGACAGCGATGGAGTCGGCTTTTTTGCGAAAATCCGCTTGATCGTCATACAAACGATATGTGGCTGTACAATAGCTCACGAAATTCCCTCCTTTAATGCGGCTCCCATTTCCTTCGAACGTTCCGCGCAGCGGGCAACGGCGGCGATCACCGTTTCGAAAAACTCCCCTTTGTCCAGCGTTTCGATCGCAGCTTGCGTAGAACCGTTGGGGGAGGTCACTTTGGCTCTAAGCGCCGAAGGTTCTTCGCCTGTCAACTGCACCATGCGCGCTGCGCCCAGAACGGTTTGGACGGTCAATTCGCGGCATTGCTGGGGCGTCAGGCCGCCGCGGATGCCTGCGGCCATCATCGCTTCCATCATATAGTAGATGTAAGCCGGGCCGCTCCCTGAAATGCCCGTCAGGATTTCAAGCTTTTCTTCTTCGACAACGGTGACGGTGCCGACGGCGCCGAACAAGGCGGTCACAGTCTGCCGCTGGCGGTCATCGATTTCTTTGGAATAAGCGATGCCCGTGGCGCCGAGTCCGATGGAACTGGACGTGTTTGGCATGGTGCGGGCAACGGGCTGTTTCCGGCCCAAAAGATCCTGGATCGTGCGGATGGTGAGACCGGCGATCACCGATACGATCAGCGTATCTGCGGAAAGCAGCGGTCCCAAGCTGCGAAGAACTTCAGCCGCGTCCTTCGGTTTAATCGCAAGTACGATAATCGGTGAGTTTTGCAGAATGCCTGGAAGCAGGTCGGCATTATTGCTGACCTTGATGCCGTAAAGACGCTGAAGCTCTTCTAGCCGCTGGCTATTGCTGCGGTTGAGCATCGTAATGTTTCCGGCCTGCACGACGGACTTGCTGATCAGCCCTTTCACGATCGCCTCGGCCATCGCTCCGGCGCCGTAAAAAGTAATGGATTCTGAAATGTTCGCTTGGTGTTGACTCATGTTCATAAACCTCCCTGCGATGTTGCGAATAAATATGTCTTGGCTTGCATTGCCGCGTGTGTATCTCGGCGCACGGTGCGCTGCATGATAGCTGGCAAATGTTTATAGAGAACCTTCTCGATGCTGAAAACCGACTTTTTTGAGCACCGACCTATACGCAATTTTACCCGCGAATCTGTCCACTGCCATGAATGATGTATTTGGTTGAAGTCAGCGCAGGGAGTCCCATTGGGCCACGTGCATGCAGTTTTTGCGTACTGATTCCGATTTCTGCGCCGAAGCCGAATTCGAAGCCGTCCGTAAACCGGGTCGATGCATTGTGATAGACCGCAGCGGCATCGACCTCTTGCAGGAAACGTTCCGCGTGGGCGGCGTTTTCGGTAACGATGCATTCGGAATGTTTGGTGCTGAAGCGGGAAATATGATCTAAAGCTTTATCAAGAGTATCGACCAATTTTACATTTAAAATATAGTCGTTATATTCTGTGGCAAAATCCTGCTCCTGCGCGGGAACGGCCCAAGGCACAAGCTTCAATGTTTCCGCACAGCCGCGGATCTCTACGCCGGATTTGCGGAACTGATCCGCAAGATGTCCGAGATGGGACGCGGCGAAACGGCTGTTCACGATCAGCGTCTCCATGGAGTTGCAGACGGAAGGCCGCTGAACCTTGGCATTGATCGCAATCGCTTCGGCCATGGCCGGATCAGCGGTTTCATCGATGTAAGTATGGCAGATGCCGGCACCCGTCTCAATGACAGGCACGGTGGCGTTCTCCACGACATTGCGGATGAGGGATTGTCCCCCGCGCGGGATGATGACGTCGAGCAGTCCGTTTAGCTTCAGCATCTCATCAACGGAAGAACGGTCCGCGCTTTCGATAAGCTGAATTGCATCCGCTGGCAAAGCCGAATTTTGCAGTGCCGAGCGGAGGACCTCCACGATTTTACGGTTGGACGAGAGGGCCGACGAACCCCCGCGCAAAACGACCGCATTGCCTGCTTTCAGGCATAGGCCGGCTGCATCAACCGTAACGTTGGGACGAGCTTCATAAATGATGCCGATAACTCCGAGCGGAACGCGAGCTTTGGTAACCTGGAGTCCGTTCGGACGCTCGAAGGTTTCCAGCACGTCTCCGATGGGATCGGGAAGCGCAATGATCTGCTCTAGTCCTTCGGCAATCGCTTCAATACGCTCCGGACCCAGTGCAAGACGGTCCAGCAGAGAAGAAGAAGTGCCCTGCGCTTTACCGCGTTCGAGATCTTCCTTGTTGGCGGAAATAATGTCATCTTGCTGGCTGCGCAAACTGTCCGCCATGAGCTGAAGAGCTTCATTTTTTTGGCTTGTGGTCAGTTTGTTCAGGACTGCAGCGGCGGTCCGGGCTTTTTCGGCTTTTGTTTTGACTTCGCTCATATGATTGCCTCCTTAATGGAATAGGGATTGAATTAGCTTGCCTTCATATTAATGTGATCCATTCATCTCGATGAATCACTTCGAGACGGTGAACCGTTCCTAGTTTCTGAATGACTTCAGAACTGCTCATGCCCTTGATGTGGCGGAGTTGTTCATTATCATAGTTGACGATTCCGCGTCCAAGCACGTTTCCTTCGAGATTAAGCACTTCAACGACGTCTCCGGCCTGAAAATGTCCGTCAACGATTTTGATGCCGACCGGCAGCAGGCTGTGCCCGCCGTTTACCAATGCTTCCTCCGCTCCGGGATCGACCCGAAGCGAGCCGAGCGGCGTGGACATAAATCCGAGCCATTGCTTTTTCATCGGAAGGGAGTGGAGGTGGGTATCGAAATAGGTACCTTTGCCATGTCCGTCAACGGCGTTTTTCAAATCTCCGCTTGTTTCCACCTTGCCGACGAATACAGGAACGCCCCCGCGGGTAGCGATTTTGGCCGCATCTACCTTGGAACGCATGCCGCCCGTGCCTACTGAGGATCCGGCTCCTCCAGCGATCGCATAAATCTCGTCGGTAATTTCATCCACATGGTCGAACCTGACCGCATTGGGATGCTTGCGTGGATCGCCGGTGTATAGTCCGTCCATATCTGTCAGGATGAGAAGCTGCTGAGCTTTGACCAGATTGGCTACCAGCGCCGATAACGTATCGTTGTCGCCGAATTTCAGTTCATTGACCGAGACGGTGTCATTTTCGTTAATGACCGGAACGGAGCCTTGTTTCAGCAGTTCCTCGATCGTCATGCAGGCATTGTTCATCCGTTTGCGGTTC
Encoded proteins:
- the proB gene encoding glutamate 5-kinase; the encoded protein is MSTRVVVKIGSSSLTSAEGGLSREAVAFFANEINTLKTEGHEILLVTSGAVAAGFRAIGYTFRPKVLHEKQAAAAVGQALLMQSYQEAFAAHGITTAQILLTRGDFGNRKRMNNACMTIEELLKQGSVPVINENDTVSVNELKFGDNDTLSALVANLVKAQQLLILTDMDGLYTGDPRKHPNAVRFDHVDEITDEIYAIAGGAGSSVGTGGMRSKVDAAKIATRGGVPVFVGKVETSGDLKNAVDGHGKGTYFDTHLHSLPMKKQWLGFMSTPLGSLRVDPGAEEALVNGGHSLLPVGIKIVDGHFQAGDVVEVLNLEGNVLGRGIVNYDNEQLRHIKGMSSSEVIQKLGTVHRLEVIHRDEWITLI
- a CDS encoding glutamate-5-semialdehyde dehydrogenase: MSEVKTKAEKARTAAAVLNKLTTSQKNEALQLMADSLRSQQDDIISANKEDLERGKAQGTSSSLLDRLALGPERIEAIAEGLEQIIALPDPIGDVLETFERPNGLQVTKARVPLGVIGIIYEARPNVTVDAAGLCLKAGNAVVLRGGSSALSSNRKIVEVLRSALQNSALPADAIQLIESADRSSVDEMLKLNGLLDVIIPRGGQSLIRNVVENATVPVIETGAGICHTYIDETADPAMAEAIAINAKVQRPSVCNSMETLIVNSRFAASHLGHLADQFRKSGVEIRGCAETLKLVPWAVPAQEQDFATEYNDYILNVKLVDTLDKALDHISRFSTKHSECIVTENAAHAERFLQEVDAAAVYHNASTRFTDGFEFGFGAEIGISTQKLHARGPMGLPALTSTKYIIHGSGQIRG
- the proC gene encoding pyrroline-5-carboxylate reductase, encoding MNMSQHQANISESITFYGAGAMAEAIVKGLISKSVVQAGNITMLNRSNSQRLEELQRLYGIKVSNNADLLPGILQNSPIIVLAIKPKDAAEVLRSLGPLLSADTLIVSVIAGLTIRTIQDLLGRKQPVARTMPNTSSSIGLGATGIAYSKEIDDRQRQTVTALFGAVGTVTVVEEEKLEILTGISGSGPAYIYYMMEAMMAAGIRGGLTPQQCRELTVQTVLGAARMVQLTGEEPSALRAKVTSPNGSTQAAIETLDKGEFFETVIAAVARCAERSKEMGAALKEGIS